Part of the Methylovirgula sp. 4M-Z18 genome is shown below.
CCATTGCGCCGCAAACGCCCTCGGACGCGCTCTTCGCCAAGATCCTGCGCCGCATCGACGGCCTGCCGTCCCGTGACGAGGCGATCGTAAACCTCACCCGCCGCCTGCAACGCTGGCGTGCCGCTGCTATCGCGACGGCTGCAGTCGCGGCGATGTTGCTCGTGGCGGTCGGAGTACAGCGCCTCTGGCAAGCGCCCGCGCCGGGCAATTTCGTCGCTGTGCTGCAAAAGGATTCGCTCTCGCCCGCCTTTCTCGTGAGCGTCGATCTCACGCATCGCACTTTGTCGGTGCGGCCGGTGGCCGCACCGCCGCAGCCTGGCAAGAGCTACGAACTCTGGCTCGTTTCGGACAAGATCGGCGCGCCGCGATCCCTTGGCGTGATCGAGACTGCCGGCATCAAATCGGGCAAGGCGCTTGCGTCCTACGACGATGCGACGGTCGAGAGCGCGACACTCGCCGTGAGCCTTGAACCGGAGGGAGGGTCCAAGACCGGCCAAGTCACCGGCCCTGTCCTGTTCACCGGAAAGCTCATTCCGGCGACGCCGTAGAGCGAGCGTTAGATCTCCGGATCGAACAAGGGTTCCGGCCGGCCCGGGACATCCACTTGCATCGCGAAGAGGCCCCCCGAATAGGGCAGAGCCGTCAATTCTTCGGCCGGGCGCCCGGCGCTGGCGGTCGTGACGAACAGCGTGCGTAGATCCGATCCGCCGAAGGCCACCATGGTCGGGCATTGAGCCGGCAACGGATATTCGGCGAGAATCGTGCCGTCGGACGCAAAGCGCCGCACGCGCGCGCCCTCGTACAGCGCCGACCAATAACAGCCTTCGCTGTCGACGGCGGCGCCGTCCGGGCGCCCGCGATCAGTGCCCGTCGCCTGCCATTGCGCGAAGACCTGGCGATCCGAGAGATTGCCCGAAGCCGGATCGTAAGCATAGCGCCAGATGGTGAAACGCGGCGTATCGGAATGGTACATGAAGCGCCCGTCGGGCGAGAAGGCAACG
Proteins encoded:
- a CDS encoding anti-sigma factor, yielding MSDLDDKDGLAAEYVLGTLNAAERSRIAAQRLHDPELDRAILYWENRLHPLNETIAPQTPSDALFAKILRRIDGLPSRDEAIVNLTRRLQRWRAAAIATAAVAAMLLVAVGVQRLWQAPAPGNFVAVLQKDSLSPAFLVSVDLTHRTLSVRPVAAPPQPGKSYELWLVSDKIGAPRSLGVIETAGIKSGKALASYDDATVESATLAVSLEPEGGSKTGQVTGPVLFTGKLIPATP
- a CDS encoding SMP-30/gluconolactonase/LRE family protein, with product MSAAAFTLALDAKAALGESPVWSVREEALYFLDIKGKALHRFDPATRDHRIVPLDEETGCVGLVKGGGFVAGMRSGIYLLNAQGAVTVRLADNPENHETNRFNDGRVDPAGRLILGTLDEIKAGGTAHLYRYDRHGLKPVVDGLLTSNGVAFSPDGRFMYHSDTPRFTIWRYAYDPASGNLSDRQVFAQWQATGTDRGRPDGAAVDSEGCYWSALYEGARVRRFASDGTILAEYPLPAQCPTMVAFGGSDLRTLFVTTASAGRPAEELTALPYSGGLFAMQVDVPGRPEPLFDPEI